From Anaerolineae bacterium, one genomic window encodes:
- a CDS encoding HAD family hydrolase, giving the protein MCASHNSNPLAQLAGIQGWLIDLDGVIYRGDQLLAGAPEFVTALREERVPFLFLTNNSSRTPAQYAERLTRMGIPAGPQDFYTSSLATAEYLARQAPPGTPIFVIGMDGIRQALEEAGFRITSDPYEAAYCVVGYDNCITYQDLALATRAVFAGARLIGTNPDPTLPVEDGFIPGAGSILAAVATAAGVNPLVIGKPEPTILSLALERLGVPAERAAIVGDRLSTDVAGGLRLGLFTVLVLTGSTSRQDAERSTVQPHLIVEDLVELLSLWKRRHNLPTTALAE; this is encoded by the coding sequence ATGTGCGCGTCCCATAATTCGAACCCTCTGGCCCAACTCGCCGGCATCCAGGGATGGCTTATTGACCTGGACGGCGTCATCTACCGCGGCGACCAACTGCTGGCCGGCGCGCCCGAATTCGTGACCGCCCTGCGGGAGGAGCGGGTTCCCTTCCTGTTCCTGACCAACAATTCCTCGCGCACGCCGGCGCAGTACGCCGAGCGCCTGACCCGCATGGGCATCCCCGCCGGCCCCCAGGATTTCTACACCTCCTCCCTGGCCACCGCGGAGTATCTGGCACGTCAAGCCCCGCCCGGGACGCCCATCTTCGTCATCGGCATGGACGGCATCCGCCAGGCCCTGGAGGAGGCCGGCTTTCGCATCACCTCGGACCCGTACGAGGCCGCCTACTGCGTGGTGGGCTACGACAACTGCATCACCTACCAGGACCTGGCCCTGGCCACCCGCGCTGTTTTCGCCGGCGCCCGCCTGATCGGCACCAATCCCGACCCCACCCTGCCGGTCGAGGACGGCTTCATCCCGGGGGCCGGCTCCATCCTGGCCGCCGTCGCCACCGCCGCCGGCGTCAACCCGTTGGTCATCGGCAAACCGGAACCAACCATACTCTCCCTGGCCCTGGAACGCCTGGGGGTGCCGGCAGAACGGGCCGCCATCGTCGGTGACCGGCTGAGCACCGATGTCGCCGGCGGCCTGCGCCTGGGGCTGTTCACGGTGCTGGTGCTCACCGGCAGTACCAGCCGGCAGGACGCCGAACGATCCACCGTCCAACCTCATCTCATCGTGGAGGACCTGGTGGAACTTTTATCCCTCTGGAAACGTCGGCATAACTTGCCGACAACTGCCTTGGCGGAATGA